One window of Mixophyes fleayi isolate aMixFle1 chromosome 3, aMixFle1.hap1, whole genome shotgun sequence genomic DNA carries:
- the LOC142143153 gene encoding E3 SUMO-protein ligase KIAA1586-like, translating into SVHVSKDWKGFQIEASGKNRMVQQASLRKKMKEHFSSKAHNICKDNFKIREQDTITNVVDTMNKKYFSTTCRVFNTIYSLTKRCKPFSDIEDEIELQMKNGLDMGIGLHSRKTAVKIVDFIAKEIKKEIFSKITAKDKKICLIIDEASTISCKPVIILFLKVEDSVSSPTIFVELVELEKQDAETICSSVLESLHKIGLTKNYLQKNLIGFCSDGASVMLGRKSGVSTRITKDFPNIIIWHCLNHRLQLVLDDSIKEIKQVNHFKIFLDKIYTIFHQSNKNQIELTKIFEQLGIEIIKIGRILGPRWAACSLRSTLAVWRAYPALHHYFSSNAKYLGMATRLKNIFFLTDLALMIDILHEISLLSNALQARNTDIIKAENLVIRSIKAFEMLEKEKGPYEKKVNELITSESYKKIDFVENHRFVGLPRKTLLQGIVTNFKKRLMDCGHLKASCSQFDDNNALQFLKFLEPDYWNIEEVIVPWKAAEEQLHVFNTFFNYQIEINEYRDFVENVLKSNENYSIPESVQRARNIVRTIAVSSAEAERGFSKMNIICSEKRSRLTVSSISNIMIIEIM; encoded by the coding sequence AGTGTTCATGTGTCAAAAGATTGGAAAGGTTTTCAGATTGAGGCATCAGGGAAAAACAGAATGGTACAACAAGCTTCtctaaggaaaaaaatgaaagaacatttttcatcAAAGGCTCATAACATTTGTAAAGACAACTTTAAAATACGTGAGCAGGATACTATAACAAACGTAGTAgatacaatgaataaaaaatatttcagtactacttgtagagtatttaatacaatttacagcctgacaaaaagatgtaaaccattttcaGACATAGAAGATGAGATCGAACTGCAAATGAAAAATGGATTAGATATGGGAATAGGATTGCATTCACGTAAAACTGCTGTGAAAATAGTAGATTTTATTgccaaggaaattaaaaaagaaatatttagtaaaattactgcaaaagataagaaaatatgtttgattattgaTGAAGCTTCAACTATATCTTGCAAACCAGTTATAATACTGTTCTTAAAAGTTGAGGACTCAGTTTCATCTCCAACAATTTTTGTTGAGCTAGTTGAATtggaaaaacaagatgcagagacAATATGTTCTTCAGTTCTGGAAAGCTTACATAAAATTGGGCTTACCAAGAACtacttacaaaaaaatttaatcGGATTTTGCTCTGATGGTGCAAGTGTTATGCTTGGGCGAAAATCTGGAGTGAGCACTAGGATCACAAAAGACTTCCCAAACATAATAATATGGCACTGTTTAAACCATCGCCTCCAACTTGTTTTAGATGACtcaataaaggaaataaagcaaGTAAATCATTTCAAAATATTCCTTGATAAGATATATACTATTTTTCATCAATCCAATAAGAACCAGATTGAACTTACCAAAATATTCGAACAACTTGGAATTGAAATTATTAAGATTGGTAGAATTTTGGGACCAAGATGGGCTGCCTGTAGTTTAAGGTCAACCCTAGCTGTGTGGCGCGCTTATCCTGCACTACATCACTATTTTTCTTCAAATGCCAAGTACTTGGGTATGGCTACccgtcttaaaaatatattttttttaactgatttggCATTAATGATTGATATTTTACACGAAATTTCTCTGCTTTCCAATGCACTGCAAGCAAGAAATACCGACATAATAAAGGCTGAAAATCTTGTGATTCGATCTATTAAAGCATTTGAAATGCTTGAAAAAGAAAAGGGTCCATACGAAAAAAAggttaatgaattaattacttcAGAAAGCTACAAAAAAATCGATTTTGTAGAAAATCATCGGTTTGTTGGCCTTCCTCGGAAAACACTCTTACAAGGCATTGTAacgaattttaaaaaaagattaatggATTGTGGCCATTTAAAAGCAAGTTGTAGCCAATTTGATGATAATAATGCATTACAATTTCTCAAGTTTTTGGAGCCAGATTACTGGAATATTGAAGAAGTAATAGTTCCATGGAAAGCAGCTGAAGAGCAATtgcatgtatttaatacatttttcaattaccAAATTGAGATTAATGAGTATCGAGATTTTgtggaaaatgtgttaaaaagcaacGAGAACTATTCAATTCCTGAAAGTGTTCAAAGAGCTAGAAATATTGTCAGAACAATTGCTGTAAGTTCAGCAGAAGCAGAAAGGGGTTTTTCAAAGATGAACATTATATGTTCTGAGAAGAGAAGTCGGCTAACTGTTTCCAGTATATCAAACATTATGATTATCG